One part of the Nitrospira defluvii genome encodes these proteins:
- a CDS encoding M24 family metallopeptidase, producing MSHSTEHNQTPGPSATLFIAASETDSNLYYATKFIAPDPFIYLEVKGERLMIMSDLEVDRARHQATVDRVLSYSELERRAKSLGVKDPGNIDVIHLVLQDAGLGDILVPPTFPFLHAQRLQELGYRLRTKREPFYERRVVKSDEEVRHIEAAQRATETAVAAAHASLRRADIRDNVLWLDGEVLTSERVKKLINVALMECDCIAQHTIVAGGEQACDPHDEGSGPLPAHRSIIFDVFPRSAGSRYFADMSRTVVRGRPSPELTKLYQTVKDAQEEAITNIRDGADGAVIHQGICDRFEKAGYKTGLVNGRMQGYFHGTGHGVGLDIHEAPRISRTGSLLQEGHVVTVEPGLYYPGLGAVRIEDMVLVTKDGCRNLTNYPKVFELG from the coding sequence ATGAGCCATTCCACCGAGCACAACCAGACTCCCGGCCCCAGCGCGACCCTCTTCATCGCCGCCAGCGAAACGGACTCGAATCTCTATTACGCGACGAAGTTCATCGCGCCCGATCCCTTCATTTATCTGGAGGTGAAAGGGGAGCGCCTGATGATCATGAGCGACCTGGAAGTCGACCGCGCGCGACATCAGGCCACCGTCGATCGTGTCTTGTCCTATTCCGAATTGGAACGGCGCGCGAAATCTCTGGGTGTGAAGGATCCCGGCAATATCGATGTGATCCATCTGGTGCTGCAGGACGCAGGACTGGGCGACATCCTGGTTCCGCCGACCTTCCCGTTTCTCCATGCACAACGACTGCAGGAACTGGGCTATCGGCTCCGCACGAAGCGCGAACCGTTTTATGAGCGACGCGTGGTGAAATCGGATGAAGAGGTCCGCCACATCGAAGCGGCGCAACGGGCAACTGAAACCGCGGTGGCCGCGGCACATGCGAGTCTCCGTCGGGCCGACATTCGCGACAACGTGCTCTGGCTGGACGGTGAGGTGTTGACCTCCGAACGCGTGAAGAAGTTGATCAACGTCGCCCTGATGGAATGCGACTGCATCGCGCAACATACCATCGTGGCAGGCGGGGAGCAGGCCTGTGACCCGCACGACGAAGGCAGCGGCCCCTTGCCGGCGCACCGCAGCATCATCTTCGACGTGTTCCCGCGCTCGGCCGGTTCCCGCTACTTCGCCGACATGTCGCGCACGGTGGTTCGTGGACGGCCCTCGCCGGAATTGACGAAGCTGTACCAGACCGTCAAAGACGCGCAGGAAGAGGCCATCACCAACATTCGCGACGGCGCCGACGGCGCGGTGATCCATCAAGGCATCTGCGATCGGTTTGAGAAGGCGGGCTATAAGACCGGTTTGGTCAACGGCCGCATGCAGGGATATTTTCACGGCACCGGGCACGGCGTCGGCCTGGACATCCACGAGGCGCCGCGCATCAGCCGGACCGGATCGTTGCTCCAGGAAGGGCACGTCGTGACGGTGGAACCCGGGCTCTATTATCCGGGGTTGGGCGCCGTGCGCATCGAAGACATGGTGCTCGTCACCAAGGACGGCTGCCGCAACCTGACGAACTATCCCAAGGTCTTCGAACTCGGATAG